A genomic region of Pelodiscus sinensis isolate JC-2024 chromosome 1, ASM4963464v1, whole genome shotgun sequence contains the following coding sequences:
- the LOC102463337 gene encoding tapasin-related protein-like isoform X2 produces MHLGLLLACGALALGAELPGEPAPGFQLRSVDVVLDCHYIEEAVGGFPGAFAGSFSSDPATLVLRGVSIADDGSLDSVTNYEVPGTSADSTSPIIFEVSETLVPIPYAESLLHADCAGEEVTCEISPYSLHMADETLTQASWFMGTLKLSSGLSIALVLKVRSDREEDGGVAVLHPRLKVPVSNEGTVLTTVEFQLSSHTPALRTRLGSSVSLDCSFALAPSSPLASLEWRLQHRGSGRRVFHYQAGDTVQAEQPGAQVDVVQLLESGDASLRLHGVRVGDEGTYICLVSTPQHQAQNIIQLQLVEPPRVRLFPELVSREGNGVSTLTCEISGYYPLDVSVTWTRQAPDDKGKDPVSGSSTYFSSHRQAQDGTYSVNSYLSINTATELGPAIYSCHVSHLALEEQITASAQLRAPEQKISNGLVGIFIATFIFLAALIGLMLRRSKTVDAKLEKSLQTSG; encoded by the exons ATGCATCTCGGGCTCCTCCTCGCGTGCGGCgcgctggctctgggggctg AGCTGCCAGGAGAGCCGGCCCCAGGCTTCCAGTTACGCTCTGTGGATGTGGTCTTGGACTGTCATTATATAGAGGAAGCTGTGGGAGGATTTCCAGGTGCCTTTGCAGGATCATTCTCCTCAGACCCTGCCACCCTGGTGCTGAGAGGTGTCAGCATTGCTGATGATGGAAGCTTGGACAGTGTCACCAACTATGAGGTTCCAGGGACAAGTGCTGACTCCACTTCTCCCATCATCTTTGAAGTCTCAG AAACGTTGGTTCCCATCCCTTATGCGGAATCCCTGCTGCATGCAGACTGTGCTGGGGAGGAAGTGACCTGTGAGATCTCTCCATACAGCCTACACATGGCCGATGAGACGCTCACTCAGGCCTCCTGGTTCATGGGGACCCTGAAGCTGTCCAGTGGGCTCAGCATAGCCCTGGTGCTGAAGGTCAGAAGCGACAGGGAGGAAGATGGGGGAGTGGCTGTGCTGCACCCAAGGCTGAAGGTCCCTGTAAGCAATGAGGGCACAGTACTGACCACAG TTGAATTCCAGTTGTCATCTCACACCCCTGCTTTGCGTACCCGACTTGGCAGCTCCGTCAGCCTGGACTGCAGCTTTGCCTTGGCTCCCAGCTCTCCGCTGGCCTCGCTGGAGTGGAGGCTACAGCACCGAGGCAGTGGGCGGAGAGTGTTTCACTACCAGGCAGGGGACACAGTACAAGCAGAACAGCCAGGGGCCCAGGTGGATGTGGTGCAACTGCTGGAGTCTGGAGATGCATCGCTTCGGCTGCATGGCGTGCGGGTGGGGGATGAAGGGACATACATTTGTTTGGTGTCCACTCCGCAGCACCAGGCCCAGAACATCATCCAGCTGCAGTTGGTTG AGCCCCCAAGGGTCCGTTTGTTCCCAGAGCTGGTGTCTCGTGAGGGGAATGGAGTCAGCACCCTGACCTGCGAGATCTCTGGCTATTACCCCCTGGATGTGTCAGTGACGTGGACGCGGCAGGCTCCTGATGACAAGGGCAAGGACCCTGTCTCAGGCTCAAGCACATACTTCTCCAGCCATAGGCAAGCCCAGGATGGCACGTATAGCGTCAATTCGTACCTGAGTATCAACACCGCCACAGAGCTGGGACCTGCCATTTACAGCTGCCATGTCTCGCATCTCGCCCTCGAAGAGCAAATCACAGCTAGTGCCCAGCTCAGAGCACCAG AGCAAAAAATATCTAATGGACTTGTGGGCATCTTCATCGCTACGTTCATCTTCcttgctgctctcattggcctcATGCTCAGGAGAAGTAAAACTG tTGATGCAAAATTGGAGAAATCCCTGCAGACTTCAGGGTAA
- the LOC102463337 gene encoding tapasin-related protein-like isoform X1: MHLGLLLACGALALGAAELPGEPAPGFQLRSVDVVLDCHYIEEAVGGFPGAFAGSFSSDPATLVLRGVSIADDGSLDSVTNYEVPGTSADSTSPIIFEVSETLVPIPYAESLLHADCAGEEVTCEISPYSLHMADETLTQASWFMGTLKLSSGLSIALVLKVRSDREEDGGVAVLHPRLKVPVSNEGTVLTTVEFQLSSHTPALRTRLGSSVSLDCSFALAPSSPLASLEWRLQHRGSGRRVFHYQAGDTVQAEQPGAQVDVVQLLESGDASLRLHGVRVGDEGTYICLVSTPQHQAQNIIQLQLVEPPRVRLFPELVSREGNGVSTLTCEISGYYPLDVSVTWTRQAPDDKGKDPVSGSSTYFSSHRQAQDGTYSVNSYLSINTATELGPAIYSCHVSHLALEEQITASAQLRAPEQKISNGLVGIFIATFIFLAALIGLMLRRSKTVDAKLEKSLQTSG, from the exons ATGCATCTCGGGCTCCTCCTCGCGTGCGGCgcgctggctctgggggctg CAGAGCTGCCAGGAGAGCCGGCCCCAGGCTTCCAGTTACGCTCTGTGGATGTGGTCTTGGACTGTCATTATATAGAGGAAGCTGTGGGAGGATTTCCAGGTGCCTTTGCAGGATCATTCTCCTCAGACCCTGCCACCCTGGTGCTGAGAGGTGTCAGCATTGCTGATGATGGAAGCTTGGACAGTGTCACCAACTATGAGGTTCCAGGGACAAGTGCTGACTCCACTTCTCCCATCATCTTTGAAGTCTCAG AAACGTTGGTTCCCATCCCTTATGCGGAATCCCTGCTGCATGCAGACTGTGCTGGGGAGGAAGTGACCTGTGAGATCTCTCCATACAGCCTACACATGGCCGATGAGACGCTCACTCAGGCCTCCTGGTTCATGGGGACCCTGAAGCTGTCCAGTGGGCTCAGCATAGCCCTGGTGCTGAAGGTCAGAAGCGACAGGGAGGAAGATGGGGGAGTGGCTGTGCTGCACCCAAGGCTGAAGGTCCCTGTAAGCAATGAGGGCACAGTACTGACCACAG TTGAATTCCAGTTGTCATCTCACACCCCTGCTTTGCGTACCCGACTTGGCAGCTCCGTCAGCCTGGACTGCAGCTTTGCCTTGGCTCCCAGCTCTCCGCTGGCCTCGCTGGAGTGGAGGCTACAGCACCGAGGCAGTGGGCGGAGAGTGTTTCACTACCAGGCAGGGGACACAGTACAAGCAGAACAGCCAGGGGCCCAGGTGGATGTGGTGCAACTGCTGGAGTCTGGAGATGCATCGCTTCGGCTGCATGGCGTGCGGGTGGGGGATGAAGGGACATACATTTGTTTGGTGTCCACTCCGCAGCACCAGGCCCAGAACATCATCCAGCTGCAGTTGGTTG AGCCCCCAAGGGTCCGTTTGTTCCCAGAGCTGGTGTCTCGTGAGGGGAATGGAGTCAGCACCCTGACCTGCGAGATCTCTGGCTATTACCCCCTGGATGTGTCAGTGACGTGGACGCGGCAGGCTCCTGATGACAAGGGCAAGGACCCTGTCTCAGGCTCAAGCACATACTTCTCCAGCCATAGGCAAGCCCAGGATGGCACGTATAGCGTCAATTCGTACCTGAGTATCAACACCGCCACAGAGCTGGGACCTGCCATTTACAGCTGCCATGTCTCGCATCTCGCCCTCGAAGAGCAAATCACAGCTAGTGCCCAGCTCAGAGCACCAG AGCAAAAAATATCTAATGGACTTGTGGGCATCTTCATCGCTACGTTCATCTTCcttgctgctctcattggcctcATGCTCAGGAGAAGTAAAACTG tTGATGCAAAATTGGAGAAATCCCTGCAGACTTCAGGGTAA